The genomic region AACCTGATGATTGGGTAATTCTTAGTGGGAAATACGGTATCGATCTACCTTTCTTCCCTAAATGGCAGGTTGGTGACAAGATCTCTTTTGTAATACCCCCTTCAGAACAGAAGATCACACGCACGGTCTTAGCAAAGGTTGATTCTGAATTCGGAAGTAGACTTCCATACGGTGACATTGTCTTATCTGCAAAAGGATTCCCTATCAGTACAGAGGAACTGGGTGGCTCATCAGATACGATACTATTCAGCTTGATCGAAAATGTTGACCCAGCATCATATGCATCAATAAAGGATGAGATCGCAAAAGAAGGGGAGTTCAATCTCGTCATTGCCGAAGAAGTCATCACGACATTTCAAGCATTTATCAAACAGTTCATCTATCTTATGCAAGGATTTCTTAGCTTTGCATTATTAGTAGGTTTAGCTGGGCTTAGTATTATCATGCTCAGGTCTGTAAATGAACGTCGTCAGCAGATCGGTATGCTTCGAAGTTTAGGCTTTAGCAGGGGTATGATCCTAAATGCTTTTCTGATCGAGTCAAGTTTGATCGGATTGGCTGGTATAACAATAGGTTCTGTCACAGGACTCATTGGTGGCAACACACTTATTACAACGGTTACAGGGGATTTTGAAGGCTTTGAGGTAAATCTTCCATATATGGAAACATTCTTGATCGGTTTAGTTATCTATATAGGGACAGTTATTTTTACAGCATGGCCTGCGATCAAGGCTGCCAGATTGCATCCTGTAGAAGCAACTAATTACCCAGAATGATCATATAAACTTTATTTAGGAAATTATGAAAAAACAGAAAAAGACCAGAAATAATAGTACAAAAAAGAAGCGAATATTCACCCTGAGAACTACCGATCTCTGGAAGATATACAATGAAGGCGACGATAATGAAGTAAACGCACTGCGTGGTGTATCTATAGAGATAGAAAAAGGCGAGGTAGTAGCAATAATGGGTGAATCCGGTTCTGGAAAGACTACCCTACTCAACTGCGCTTCGGGTATAGATATTCCCACAAGAGGTGATGTATTTATCGCAGGTAAGAACATAGCAAATATGAAAGACAGTGTGCGGACTAAATATCGTGCTGAAAAGATGGGTTTTGTTTTTCAAACCTTTAATCTCATACCGGTTCTTTCATCCTTGGAGAATGTCGAATTGCCACTACTGATCACCAGACGAGAACCGAAAAGCTCCCGAATAAGGGCAAAGGAATTACTTGATCTAGTCGGATTGGGTGATAGATTGGATCATAAACCCTCTGAGCTTTCTGGTGGGCAACGTCAAAGAGTGACGATCG from Candidatus Nomurabacteria bacterium harbors:
- a CDS encoding ABC transporter ATP-binding protein translates to MKKQKKTRNNSTKKKRIFTLRTTDLWKIYNEGDDNEVNALRGVSIEIEKGEVVAIMGESGSGKTTLLNCASGIDIPTRGDVFIAGKNIANMKDSVRTKYRAEKMGFVFQTFNLIPVLSSLENVELPLLITRREPKSSRIRAKELLDLVGLGDRLDHKPSELSGGQRQRVTIARALVNEPEVIWADEPTGNLDTKTADQIMELLMEINRKMGTTIVMVTHSNQIAKFAQRKILMDSGAIVSR